In the Planctomycetia bacterium genome, one interval contains:
- the araB gene encoding ATPase, producing MKRTGYLGIDAGTQGLSVIFTDDDMRILAHGHGDYEMVPGLERECYEQQPADWEAALATAMADLRKALAASGLEPDVLAIGISGQMHGEVLCDAAGAPLAATRLWCDGRNEEEGHELTSRFGVKMPKRITAARWLWTIRNRPDTAARVAHLTTPAGWIARRLTGGWTLGIGDASGMFPIDQATLDYDERLLAEFDALVAATCPGRRVPPLAALLPAVRRAGADGGTLDAHGAALLGLPAGIPVAPAEGDQPAALAGSLIGDAGMVAMSFGTSVVANSVGDRAFQGVATGIDHFCAPDGKPINMVFLRNGTTAMNTVVEMFGRLQSGADAFAAVMPEVLAAADDCGGLVALPFLDDEPGLGVSRGGTACVIGLDGTNATPGNVAKAMLLATIFNLRVGSDLLDAQGFPRTEIVLSGGLTKTPALGQLLADAFNTPVSILDGATEGTAWGATLLAKHRADTLAGRGGDWGGFLARHRTGTPRRFVPRPAATRVFDRAYDRHRRLLAIHGQLDAVVAR from the coding sequence ATGAAACGGACTGGCTACCTGGGCATCGACGCCGGCACGCAGGGACTGTCGGTGATCTTCACCGACGACGACATGCGAATCCTCGCCCACGGCCACGGCGACTACGAGATGGTGCCGGGGCTGGAACGGGAGTGCTACGAGCAGCAGCCCGCCGATTGGGAGGCCGCGCTGGCCACGGCGATGGCCGACCTGCGGAAGGCGCTCGCCGCGTCCGGCCTGGAGCCCGATGTGCTGGCGATCGGCATCTCCGGACAGATGCATGGCGAGGTGCTCTGCGACGCCGCGGGCGCACCGCTGGCGGCGACGCGGCTCTGGTGCGACGGCCGCAACGAGGAGGAGGGGCACGAACTGACGTCCCGCTTCGGCGTCAAGATGCCGAAGCGGATCACAGCCGCCCGCTGGCTGTGGACGATCCGCAACCGGCCCGACACCGCGGCCCGCGTCGCACACCTGACGACGCCCGCCGGCTGGATCGCGCGCCGCCTCACCGGCGGCTGGACGCTCGGCATCGGCGACGCCTCGGGGATGTTTCCGATCGATCAGGCGACCCTCGACTACGACGAGCGGCTGCTGGCTGAATTCGACGCGCTCGTGGCGGCGACCTGCCCTGGCCGCCGCGTCCCGCCGCTCGCCGCGCTCCTGCCGGCGGTGCGTCGGGCCGGCGCGGATGGTGGCACGCTCGACGCCCACGGCGCCGCACTGCTCGGCCTGCCGGCGGGGATTCCCGTGGCGCCCGCCGAGGGGGACCAGCCGGCGGCGCTGGCGGGCTCGCTGATCGGCGACGCCGGCATGGTGGCGATGAGCTTCGGCACGAGCGTCGTCGCCAACTCGGTCGGCGACCGGGCCTTCCAGGGCGTGGCCACCGGCATCGACCACTTCTGCGCGCCGGACGGCAAGCCGATCAACATGGTCTTTCTGCGGAACGGCACGACGGCGATGAACACCGTGGTGGAGATGTTCGGGCGGCTGCAGTCCGGCGCCGACGCCTTCGCGGCGGTGATGCCGGAGGTGCTGGCCGCAGCCGATGACTGCGGCGGCCTCGTCGCCCTGCCGTTCCTCGACGACGAGCCGGGGCTTGGCGTGTCGCGCGGCGGCACGGCCTGCGTGATCGGACTCGACGGCACGAACGCCACGCCGGGCAACGTCGCCAAGGCGATGCTCCTGGCGACGATCTTCAACCTGCGCGTGGGCAGCGACCTGCTCGATGCCCAGGGCTTCCCGCGAACGGAGATCGTCCTCTCCGGGGGCCTGACGAAGACGCCGGCGCTCGGCCAGCTGCTCGCCGACGCCTTCAACACGCCGGTGTCGATCCTCGACGGCGCGACGGAGGGCACGGCGTGGGGCGCAACGCTGTTGGCGAAGCATCGCGCCGACACGCTGGCTGGCCGCGGCGGCGACTGGGGCGGGTTCCTCGCCCGGCATCGCACGGGCACGCCGCGCCGGTTCGTGCCCCGTCCGGCGGCCACGCGGGTCTTCGACCGGGCTTACGACCGGCACCGTCGGCTGCTGGCGATCCACGGCCAGCTCGACGCCGTCGTGGCCCGCTGA